Below is a window of Cygnus atratus isolate AKBS03 ecotype Queensland, Australia chromosome 3, CAtr_DNAZoo_HiC_assembly, whole genome shotgun sequence DNA.
GAAATGATGGGAGCAACGTCTCCTACCTTTCTTTGGCTGCTGGTAGCAGTAGTTCAGAAGCAGATGTTTAAGACAATGAGTTTATTGCAGGTTTTTGGGAGACCTGGCCTGTTACCACTTCCTTTGGCAGATCTAACACATTTTGCACATGGTACCTTCTGATGGCCCTGCTTGCTGCGGCAGTCAGCTGGAGGACCGGTGCCATCAGCTCTTGCTGTCTTTGTGGTGCTCCACGACTCGCTGCCtgtaaacagaaacacaaaccaTTGTCAGCCTGCTCAGGGCCaaggctgcagagctcagcacagctTCCTGCACTAGCTCTCTCCCACACTGAGTCACTCCAGGAAATGTTTGTCTTTGTGATCGGTTTTCCTTCTGGAACTTGCTGTTAGCCCATAATTGCTCCAAGCATTACACTGGAGAAGGCCTTGGGAATAAAACTTCAGGGCAGGGGCGGAGAGGAGAGTGCAGGCCTGGCTCTGGGAGGGCATCCGGTCCCCAGTGAGCTCGGCTCTTCTTGTCACAGGGGAGCAAACTTAAAGGAAGTGTTGCACTGCAATGGCAGAGCCAGAGGGCTTTCACAGAGGGGTGAATCAGAGCACTGggacatgggggaaaaaaaaagtcagcaactaaaattagaaaaaaaaaaaatcactcttccCTGATCCCAAATGTTTCTCAGTGCAGGCCAGCTGGgcctttctgctgtttgcagcttAGGTAGCAGGGCAGCATTTCACTTTGCTTCCCCAGCTCAGAGAGCTGCAAAAGCTGAGACCTGCTGCAACACCATTTTCTAAACAGCCTTCAGCTGTAGCTAGAATACCCCAGGGAAGCCAGGTAACGAGTGCTCCAGCACAAGCACATACCCAGGGACTGTTTGGCAATTCGTTTTGTCTTGTATCACATCCCCAAAGCATAAGTGAGCTCTACTGTATTTTGAgcccagaggtcccttccaacctcagccactctgtgaCAGAAGTATGACCCCACTCTGCTCCCAAAATCTAGAAAGtaatagttaaaaacaaataaaaaccacttGAGACCATTAAATCCTTTCAGATCTTCCAGTGAAGCATCCAGAGGGTGTTCCATGGCTTGAACTGTAGGGCTGGCTCCAGGCTgcatacagaaaacacaaggaaTCCTCCCCAAAAGCCACTTTATTTCAAGGCTTAGCTCTACATTAATCGGTGCTCTACGTTAATATGCCCTGCTCTCCACTCCATGCCTGAGGGCTTTCCCTCCACGAACGCTCCTTTCTcatgagaaatacagaataaagcagaattcaccataaaatttcagttttagcCAAACAGGAGAGACCTTATCCACTGTAACTGTCGTGCTGCCTCTCGATACACCCATTAACTCTCACCTCTTGGTCCGGTGGGCCTCGCTTGCAATGTAGGCTGGCGGGATCTTCAGCCACGCCACGGCATCCATGCGCTGCCGGCTCAGAGGAAGCAGCGGCAGTTCTGCCCTGCTGAGCTTGTTCAGCTCTCTGGCGGAGCACAGCCTTCCTGAAGGACAGAAATGCTTCGCGTGAGCACCTGCTGCCACAAGGAAGGCACCACGAAGTGCTTCCGAGGGACACTGATCATTTAAAGTACCTGTCTCGCACTGCTTGACAATGCCTGTCTCAACGAACTTTTGCTGAACGGCTTTTAACAGAGGGTCCTGCAAGGCTGGTATTGAAACCTGTGAGGGAGGCAAGGATTTCAAGGATTTTGTCTCAAAGTCAGACAAATGTGAGCTTCAAGGCTAGCAGGGAGGAGCGTCAACCTCATTTTTGATGGATAAGTAGTGTGGATTCACACCATGTTCCCagtgaaaatcattttcaagcACTCTCGAATTTAAATACAGTGGGAGCTGGTACcataaaatttttgttttggcaaaTACTTTACTAGGTAGCCAAATAGGAGAGACCTTATCCACTGTGACCGTTGTGCTGCCTcttgaaaaacacatttgttcaACCAGCCTCAGAGCAGCAAGTCAGAAACAGGCTGCCTCCTCTCTAACCATTAACTTCCTGCAGTCACAGGGTGCACCTAAACCCAGGGCGTAACCAAGCACGGCACCTTCCAGCACTCCGTACTCCTCTGCAGGAGGAACGGGTCGTACTCCGACGGGTCGTAAGTTTCCAAAGCCACATAGCCCTGCAGGAGAAGCGGGTAGAGGGTCAGGTCTCAGAAGCTTTTGGGAATAACACAGAGCATAGCACGAACGCAGCACGCTGGAGGcggtaaaaaaaaataaaatgggtttCCTAATTTTCACACACTGCACCTCAGAAGGAAGGTGACTGAAGCATAGCAGGAAAATACCTACATCCATGTTAATTTATCATAGGCATAAATATATTACAAGTGCTTGCATGAAGCATCAATAATTACAGTCTAAAGTGATAATTGCTACTAGGGCAGTCTAAGTAATGTAAATTCTGTTCCAGGAGAAAGGTTTTGATAAGAGAAGGAAACAGATCTtaacaagaaaagaagaaaagtgaccGAGCCCCCACCagccttatttttccttcagatgaaCATTTCCAGCTTTCCTGTGGACACAGTTTGCCAGGGGCTGGAGCAAGGAGGGAGCATCCAGCCCATGGCCCTCGAGGTATAGGCCTTGCATAGTTCTTTCTGGAGGGTGGCGGATGTGATTTCAATTTCAGAGTTGGAAACACCACACTCTGAACAGTTCGGAAGTGCTGCAGCACTCGCTCAGACCCCAAAAATGGGACCTACAGTGAGTTGAGGAGATGGCTTTGTCAATGAGGCCTGCGTGAACAAGGCCCCAAGAGCCTGTGCTGCTCCCAGACCCTCAGCAAGCACCTGGGCAGCGCCACAGGGTTTGAGCTCCCTGGAGGCTGGCAGTTCCCCAGGGAGCACACAGCTGCAACTCTCaccttcttctttttgtttctgctcctGTAAAACTTCAAGCAGTTTcaggcagccagctgctgcttctgaagtgGGGAGGCGTTAGGGATGGCACCCGCTGgcagcccagcacagctgaaCAGGCTGCCATCAGCTAACCGCGACCCCGAAGAAAAGCTATGACCAACCAGACATGGCCCTGGGGTAAGGAGGAGGTGAGACTGGGAGTCAAAAAGAGGCAGATTTAAAGCCAAAAAAGAATCTGAGCGAGTCATTGGAACAAAGGAGAGgcgaggaggggaagaaagccAAGAGGCATgaaaaaggaggcagaaaagtGAGCAGAGGGAAAGACTGAGATGGAAGAACCTGGAAGGACAGCGGAGGGAAAAGAGTGTTAGAGGGCAAAAGGAGAATGGAGGAAAGGGTGGGAAGGCAGCTTTGGAAAGCAAGGGGCAGTGGAGAACTTGGAGGAATCATCCGAAGGAACAAGGAGAGAGAGACACTGCGCTGGGGAGtctgagagaagaaagagaggcaAAATGGTGGGAGACTTGGGGGAGGaagtaaaaggagaaagaggggagagagagagagagaagagactGGAGGTTTATCACCAGTGCTGTGCTCGTTTGGGGAGAAGAGCACGTCCCAGTACGCCAGCCATGGCTTTTGGAGGGCACCCTGACCAGGCACAGGAGCTTTGGCTGACGCAGACCAAGATACGGACAGTGCACACCCAACGTGTCCTGAACGCCAGGACCTCGGGAGCAGGACTGATTCAGCCCTTGGTCATTAAGCGCAGTTTAAATGCATGGGGCTTTCACATCAGACTTCCGAAAAATATACCATCTGCTGTCATTAAAATACCACGGCTCCCCCAGGGTTTTCATTTCTGGACTATAAGAGCTTGTTTACAGCCACATAAATCTGCTGTGCAGCGGTTTCCATTGGCAACAAAAGCATGCCCTATATATAAACCCGTTCTATCCCTGGGAGATGATCTAACTGCTCTTACTGCTCTAGGCGTGCAATCCCGAGATGCAGACAGTTGAGCCACGGAATCTGGTAAACAGGGATGTGAAATTCAGAGCGAAATCGACAAGTATTTCATACAGTCGTTGGGATTTTTGTGAGTACTGCGCACAGAGTGTGACAGCACCCATGTGCTGGGTCTGTTCACCTGCACGCACATGGAAGGAAATTGCTGGTGTCTGCtcccagctttttttcttttataaagctTGACCGGTAGCACCCAAAGGCACAAACATGTTTCACAGCCCCTCTACAAGCAACTGCCTCCATGACAGAAATTTACTTCTTGATACCTTCTTTTTACAGTAGTTTAAATAGAGGGAGAGCTGTTCTTCCTTCCGTTTCTCTATTTCGTCACTCGACTGGCTGTCCATCTTGTCCTCAATTTTCTGCAGCAGCGGCTCTGAAACATCCTCAAGCCATTTCTTGTAGAGGATCTCCTTCTTTCTCAGATTTAAGAAATCATTGTGCCTCAAATACCTGTCCACCTCCTAagtgaaagatggaaaataaaacccatGCAGTGTGTTGGCCCAACACGTTAATGAGTCCGTGGGTGCAGCTGCACAGCGCGGCTAACCCAATCTcactgggcactgctgccctgctctccgtcctcctttctgctcctccctctctcctcttcccaccaagctcttctttgcctttttttccttttttttaagccGTAGTGCAACATTGAAAACTACTCACTTTCCCCCCCAGGGTTACTGAGCTGAAACCTGTTCAGAGTGGAGGGCTGATAAGCACCACACAGTGCAAGAGAGGCAGCGGGAGAAGGagcttctcctccagcagggGCAATCTGCTAGATCAGGTCAGCCCTCCTGGCCTTTACTCACAGGCCCACCCTTGAAACAAAAGCTGGAGAGGATTCTCAAACTCATATTTCGGGTGTTACCACTTCAGTCCCATCCTGAGGAGGTCAGAAGCCTGTGCTTCTATATTTAACTTTCCGAGAATACAGACAATTGACATTTTATCGCAGTTCACTGATGAAGAGAAAATTTTTGA
It encodes the following:
- the FAM228B gene encoding protein FAM228B isoform X1; protein product: MPPTHPTTCAVSSPETPWQRRPKCPRPATEHEQQKLWQRFPSAPARSNPANTFDCSRLFGKKNATKYWLTQKDFSHVKAAPDESRGIIASAQAVLDRENYFVREVDRYLRHNDFLNLRKKEILYKKWLEDVSEPLLQKIEDKMDSQSSDEIEKRKEEQLSLYLNYCKKKGYVALETYDPSEYDPFLLQRSTECWKVSIPALQDPLLKAVQQKFVETGIVKQCETGRLCSARELNKLSRAELPLLPLSRQRMDAVAWLKIPPAYIASEAHRTKRQRVVEHHKDSKS
- the FAM228B gene encoding protein FAM228B isoform X2 — its product is MSSRSCGSPFPSFTFIQRFPSAPARSNPANTFDCSRLFGKKNATKYWLTQKDFSHVKAAPDESRGIIASAQAVLDRENYFVREVDRYLRHNDFLNLRKKEILYKKWLEDVSEPLLQKIEDKMDSQSSDEIEKRKEEQLSLYLNYCKKKGYVALETYDPSEYDPFLLQRSTECWKVSIPALQDPLLKAVQQKFVETGIVKQCETGRLCSARELNKLSRAELPLLPLSRQRMDAVAWLKIPPAYIASEAHRTKRQRVVEHHKDSKS
- the FAM228B gene encoding protein FAM228B isoform X3, translating into MPPTHPTTCAVSSPETPWQRRPKCPRPATEHEQQKLWQRFPSAPARSNPANTFDCSRLFGKKNATKYWLTQKDFSHVKAAPDESRGIIASAQAVLDRENYFVRGYVALETYDPSEYDPFLLQRSTECWKVSIPALQDPLLKAVQQKFVETGIVKQCETGRLCSARELNKLSRAELPLLPLSRQRMDAVAWLKIPPAYIASEAHRTKRQRVVEHHKDSKS